In a single window of the Pseudodesulfovibrio profundus genome:
- a CDS encoding IS3 family transposase (programmed frameshift), whose product MTKSNKRRKHSDKFKAKVALEAIRGVKTLAQLAAEYKVHPNQISTWKRQLLENAEGIFSGGKKAKSQEEVTAPLFEEIGRLKMDIKWLEKKLLSLPLEVRRQWIKPDREYSIRRQCKLAGISRSGFYYKPAAESDENLALMRLIDEQYLRQPDYGSPRMTDWLKTQGHQINHKRVERLMQLMGLQAITPGPHTSVPNPEHPVFPYLLKGVAIERKNQVWSADITYIPMQRGFLYLVAVIDWWSRFVLAWELSNSMDSSFCVDALSKALRISTPEMFNTDQGAQFTSREFTGVLQSKGIAISMDGKGRAIDNVFIERLWWTVKYEDVYPKAYSDGIELYHGLTRYFRYYNEERGHSSLDKRTPAAVYRGNLNVH is encoded by the exons ATGACAAAGAGCAACAAAAGACGGAAGCATTCGGATAAGTTCAAGGCCAAGGTCGCGCTGGAAGCTATCCGTGGCGTGAAAACGTTGGCGCAGTTGGCTGCGGAGTACAAAGTGCATCCCAACCAGATATCCACCTGGAAAAGGCAGCTCCTTGAAAATGCCGAAGGAATCTTTTCCGGTGGCAAGAAAGCCAAGAGCCAGGAGGAGGTCACCGCACCTTTGTTCGAGGAGATCGGTCGGCTCAAGATGGATATCAAGTGGCTTGAAAAAAAGTTGT TAAGCCTGCCGCTTGAGGTACGCCGCCAGTGGATCAAACCGGATCGGGAGTATTCCATCCGGCGGCAATGCAAGTTGGCAGGCATTTCCCGCTCGGGGTTTTACTACAAACCTGCAGCCGAGTCCGATGAGAACTTGGCCTTGATGCGTCTCATCGACGAGCAGTATCTGCGTCAGCCGGATTACGGCTCGCCGCGCATGACGGATTGGCTGAAGACACAAGGCCATCAGATCAACCACAAGCGAGTTGAGCGACTGATGCAGCTGATGGGCTTGCAAGCGATTACTCCAGGGCCGCATACGAGTGTCCCCAACCCGGAGCATCCCGTGTTTCCTTATCTGCTGAAAGGAGTTGCCATTGAGCGAAAGAATCAAGTCTGGAGTGCTGACATCACCTACATCCCCATGCAGCGCGGCTTTCTGTATCTGGTGGCAGTGATTGACTGGTGGAGCCGATTCGTATTGGCTTGGGAACTGTCAAATTCCATGGACAGTTCGTTTTGCGTGGACGCACTGAGCAAGGCATTGCGCATCTCCACGCCAGAGATGTTCAATACGGACCAGGGAGCGCAATTCACGAGCCGTGAATTTACCGGCGTTTTGCAGAGCAAGGGCATTGCAATCAGCATGGACGGCAAAGGCCGTGCAATCGACAACGTATTTATCGAGCGGTTGTGGTGGACGGTGAAATACGAGGATGTTTACCCCAAGGCGTATTCTGATGGAATCGAGCTATACCATGGGCTTACGCGCTATTTTCGGTATTACAACGAAGAGCGCGGACATTCGTCGTTGGACAAAAGAACTCCCGCTGCCGTATACAGAGGCAACCTGAATGTTCATTGA
- a CDS encoding TnsA endonuclease C-terminal domain-containing protein — translation MAKKKYSHSETTFQRWIKEGRGSGRERDYRPWLTVRDVSSRGRSHRIFGHKSQRIHHLLSDLELAVFFILEWQQATLDVREQFPLQRDLTLEIAGQCGIPHPSVRGVDQYMTSDLLVDTSDSTLPRFALQVKRYEDLDKPRTIEKLELERRYWETKEVPWFLITEKDIPSTVSQNIDWLYSSQSDAIQEIDMAHRIKMYNHHFSEQPQETIIDIAKSLDVAYALPAGQSLLEIRHLLAHRIYAFDLHTPFRKLTPADFVTIDANDIEEVLHVQNQ, via the coding sequence ATGGCTAAGAAGAAGTACTCCCATTCGGAGACAACGTTTCAGCGGTGGATCAAAGAAGGACGTGGTTCCGGCAGGGAACGCGACTACAGGCCATGGCTGACAGTGAGAGATGTTTCTTCCAGGGGACGCTCTCATCGAATCTTCGGACACAAATCCCAAAGAATCCATCACCTGCTCTCAGATCTAGAGCTTGCTGTCTTTTTCATACTTGAATGGCAGCAAGCGACTCTTGATGTTCGAGAGCAATTTCCATTGCAGCGAGATTTAACGCTTGAAATTGCTGGGCAATGCGGAATACCCCACCCGTCGGTGAGAGGTGTCGATCAGTACATGACCTCGGACCTCTTGGTAGATACTTCTGACTCCACCCTTCCCCGATTCGCATTGCAGGTTAAACGGTATGAAGACCTTGATAAACCCCGGACGATTGAAAAGCTCGAACTGGAACGTCGCTATTGGGAGACAAAGGAAGTCCCATGGTTTCTGATTACCGAGAAGGATATCCCTTCAACAGTATCTCAAAACATTGATTGGCTTTATTCCTCCCAAAGCGATGCCATTCAGGAAATCGACATGGCGCATCGTATCAAGATGTACAACCACCACTTTTCCGAACAACCTCAAGAAACGATCATAGACATCGCCAAATCGCTCGATGTTGCCTATGCCCTTCCTGCCGGACAGTCCTTATTAGAAATTCGGCACCTGCTTGCCCATCGCATTTACGCCTTCGACCTACACACACCTTTCCGCAAACTGACCCCAGCCGACTTTGTGACGATAGATGCGAATGACATTGAGGAGGTCCTTCATGTTCAAAATCAATGA
- a CDS encoding AAA family ATPase has translation MRLRIPPELKRIETEWYVITGAPCSGKTTIINHLKSTNYEIREEVGRGVLNSIQPEGPVSSKHKHMMQEIIISAREDIEEQAPCHQPIFFDRSLVDCITYNRLIGENPNDLVRRCSRYGYKKVFILDRLPYVSDSCRIESRMEVEKLDRWLEKDYRALGYAVKRISVDTIENRKAAILEEIRASD, from the coding sequence ATGCGCTTGAGAATCCCACCAGAACTGAAGAGGATCGAAACAGAATGGTACGTGATCACTGGGGCGCCATGCTCTGGCAAAACGACTATAATTAATCATTTAAAAAGTACTAATTACGAAATTCGAGAGGAAGTAGGGAGAGGAGTGCTGAATTCAATTCAGCCAGAAGGTCCTGTCAGTTCAAAGCATAAACACATGATGCAAGAAATAATAATTAGTGCGCGAGAAGACATTGAGGAACAAGCCCCCTGCCATCAGCCCATTTTTTTTGATCGGTCGTTAGTTGACTGCATTACTTATAATCGATTGATAGGTGAAAATCCAAATGATTTGGTAAGAAGGTGTTCTAGGTATGGTTATAAGAAGGTTTTTATATTAGATAGGTTGCCTTATGTCTCAGATAGTTGTCGTATAGAGAGCCGGATGGAGGTTGAAAAGCTGGATAGGTGGCTGGAAAAAGATTATCGAGCATTGGGTTATGCCGTTAAAAGGATTTCTGTCGATACTATAGAGAATCGAAAAGCAGCTATATTGGAAGAAATTAGAGCCTCTGATTGA
- a CDS encoding DDE-type integrase/transposase/recombinase, with amino-acid sequence MFKINEVLQYEGKLLRVLSLDDEQVVWIDVQGSKALPVVVFFRDLQRAMDDEALVRAKDPYEALAFAAPEKGSIAQVKRDKNYELVRAIVSAPLFYDPKVRGTKINDLVTSRGVSKSNLYKLLRRYWQRGQTPNALLPHYKNSGGKGKKRKTNGKKLGRPRTVSPGIGALIDEETERLFRIAIDKHFLTDKGNDLPYVYRRFVTLFKNYFPDAEDSELPTKWQLQHFYNREYSLTKKIKKRTRRIKYDKDVRQLSSTATAHALGPGSRYEIDATIADIYVLSDSERRDIVGRPVIYFVKDVFSRMIAGFYVGLENASYVAAIQALTMAMTDKVQLCSEYGVDIREEDWPTVGLPNAILADRGELLGHQIESLESSFSVRVENTPPYRGDAKGIVERSFRTVQADFKKYAPGAVEETTIKKRGGRDYRLDAKFTIREFKEIILRSILMHNRFDVLEKYDREIDMPDDLEMTPLSIWNWGIQHRTGRLRVASEEAIRISLLPRAKASISDLGISVFGVYYTCAEIVESGLLHRSQKTRRPVGLEAAYDPASADIIYLFPSKGTSEYWTCNLTPRSREFAGASFWDVWRRKKKQKRKNAESRQRQTEEKRQFEEYLNEKIIEVDSLAPKTHHRSDAERVRGIRSNRENEKKRERQQRSQKDKPREPATNAKTIPFKGNVVEDYEYPDLIDELFDSEDS; translated from the coding sequence ATGTTCAAAATCAATGAGGTCCTCCAATACGAGGGCAAGTTGCTCAGGGTGTTGTCACTGGACGACGAGCAAGTAGTATGGATTGATGTTCAGGGTTCGAAGGCACTGCCGGTGGTTGTGTTTTTCCGTGATCTACAAAGAGCCATGGATGATGAAGCACTCGTCCGAGCAAAAGATCCATATGAAGCGCTCGCCTTTGCTGCCCCAGAAAAAGGAAGCATAGCGCAAGTCAAACGGGACAAGAACTACGAACTTGTTCGTGCGATAGTCAGTGCCCCACTCTTTTATGATCCCAAAGTTCGAGGAACAAAGATCAATGACTTGGTAACGTCTCGTGGAGTGTCTAAATCCAATCTCTACAAGTTGCTTCGCCGCTATTGGCAACGAGGACAAACTCCCAACGCCTTATTGCCGCACTACAAGAATTCAGGGGGCAAAGGGAAAAAGCGCAAAACGAACGGCAAGAAACTTGGCCGTCCTCGAACTGTCAGCCCTGGAATCGGAGCACTCATTGATGAAGAGACGGAACGCCTCTTCAGGATAGCGATCGACAAGCATTTCCTGACCGACAAAGGCAACGATTTACCATACGTTTATAGGCGATTCGTCACGCTTTTCAAAAACTACTTCCCGGACGCAGAAGACTCTGAGCTCCCCACGAAGTGGCAATTGCAGCACTTCTACAATCGAGAATACAGTCTTACGAAAAAGATCAAAAAACGGACACGTCGAATTAAATACGACAAGGACGTCAGGCAGCTTTCCTCGACTGCGACTGCACACGCCCTTGGGCCGGGCTCTCGCTATGAGATAGACGCAACCATAGCTGATATCTATGTACTTTCCGACAGCGAACGGCGCGACATTGTAGGTCGCCCTGTCATCTATTTCGTCAAAGACGTATTCAGCCGCATGATAGCAGGCTTCTATGTCGGCCTTGAAAATGCTTCGTATGTTGCCGCTATCCAAGCACTCACCATGGCCATGACAGACAAAGTGCAGCTCTGCTCTGAGTATGGCGTTGATATCCGGGAAGAGGATTGGCCAACAGTCGGTTTACCGAATGCAATTCTGGCCGACAGAGGAGAACTGCTGGGGCACCAAATTGAATCCTTAGAAAGCAGTTTCTCCGTTCGGGTCGAGAACACTCCTCCCTACCGAGGGGACGCCAAAGGCATTGTCGAGCGTAGCTTCAGGACTGTCCAGGCTGACTTTAAGAAATATGCACCCGGGGCAGTCGAAGAAACCACTATCAAAAAAAGAGGTGGGCGTGATTATCGCCTTGATGCCAAGTTCACCATTCGGGAATTCAAAGAAATCATCCTTCGTTCAATCTTGATGCACAATCGATTCGATGTACTGGAAAAGTATGATCGCGAAATAGACATGCCCGACGATTTGGAAATGACCCCGCTTTCCATTTGGAATTGGGGGATCCAACACCGGACGGGCAGGTTGAGAGTCGCTTCCGAAGAAGCAATCCGTATCAGCTTGCTCCCAAGGGCTAAAGCGTCCATTTCTGATTTGGGAATATCGGTTTTCGGCGTCTACTACACATGCGCCGAGATTGTCGAAAGCGGCCTGCTCCATCGTTCACAGAAAACGAGAAGACCTGTTGGATTGGAGGCAGCATATGATCCTGCCTCTGCCGATATCATTTATCTTTTCCCTTCAAAGGGAACGAGTGAATATTGGACGTGCAATCTCACACCTCGCTCCAGGGAATTCGCCGGGGCCTCATTCTGGGATGTTTGGCGAAGGAAGAAAAAGCAAAAGAGAAAAAATGCCGAGAGCCGGCAGCGCCAGACTGAGGAGAAAAGGCAATTTGAAGAATATCTCAATGAAAAAATCATTGAGGTGGACAGCCTGGCACCCAAAACTCACCATAGAAGCGATGCAGAGCGTGTTCGGGGTATCCGTTCCAATAGGGAGAATGAAAAGAAGAGAGAGCGGCAGCAGCGGAGCCAAAAAGATAAACCAAGAGAGCCTGCCACAAACGCGAAGACCATTCCTTTCAAAGGTAATGTGGTCGAGGATTATGAATACCCAGATCTGATTGATGAACTCTTCGACAGTGAGGATAGCTAG
- a CDS encoding ATP-binding protein: MIRRNITQELLEALADSPVLFLRGARQVGKSTLVKDLLADTFEAKYVTLDNATALALAGGDPTAFITGQPRPLIIDEVQRVPELLLAIKEAVDADRKAGQFLLTGSANLLTLPLVSDSLAGRMEIQTLWPLSQAEIHERKTDFVQALFDKDFAQQGAAEEYDLPALLIAGGYPEAMARKTHKRRSAWFDSYLTTIVERDIRDIARVQETATMLRLVRLLATRTSSQLNQSEVSRTLQVPNATLGRYMDLLEKVFLIHFLPAWAPNLGKRLVKSPKLYMVDCGLAAYLMGADADRLANTPELAGQLLETFVVNEILKHLTWSNVSATPYHFRTHAGLEVDLILEKPSGEIACVEIKHSAQVAPKHFRGLKALKEDIGDKFQSGVVLYGGTEVVPFGEDMFAVPISALWG, translated from the coding sequence ATGATTAGACGAAATATCACCCAAGAACTCCTTGAGGCACTGGCCGACTCACCCGTTCTCTTCCTGCGCGGAGCGCGGCAGGTAGGCAAGAGCACTCTGGTCAAGGACCTGCTCGCCGACACGTTCGAAGCCAAATACGTCACCTTGGACAACGCCACGGCTCTAGCATTGGCTGGCGGCGATCCTACGGCATTCATCACAGGTCAACCAAGGCCTCTGATCATCGACGAAGTTCAGCGAGTGCCAGAATTACTGCTGGCGATCAAAGAGGCTGTCGATGCCGATCGCAAGGCGGGACAATTCCTGCTGACCGGCTCTGCCAACCTCCTGACACTCCCTCTTGTGAGCGACTCCCTTGCTGGACGAATGGAAATACAGACTTTGTGGCCGCTCTCTCAGGCCGAGATTCATGAGCGAAAGACTGATTTCGTGCAAGCTCTGTTCGACAAAGACTTCGCGCAGCAAGGTGCCGCCGAAGAATACGACCTGCCAGCCCTCTTGATAGCAGGAGGATACCCGGAAGCCATGGCGCGTAAAACGCATAAACGAAGAAGCGCGTGGTTCGATTCTTACCTGACAACCATCGTTGAGCGAGACATCCGCGATATCGCCCGTGTCCAAGAGACAGCCACCATGCTCAGATTGGTACGCCTGCTCGCAACGCGCACATCAAGCCAACTCAACCAGTCCGAGGTATCCAGGACGCTACAAGTGCCGAATGCAACGCTGGGCCGATACATGGACCTTCTTGAGAAGGTCTTTCTCATCCACTTCTTGCCAGCTTGGGCTCCCAACCTCGGCAAACGTCTCGTCAAGTCCCCTAAGCTTTATATGGTGGACTGCGGACTTGCGGCCTACCTCATGGGAGCAGACGCTGATAGGCTGGCAAACACGCCGGAACTCGCAGGCCAACTCCTTGAAACCTTCGTGGTCAACGAAATACTCAAGCACCTGACGTGGAGTAATGTTTCAGCCACCCCTTATCACTTCCGCACTCATGCAGGCCTTGAGGTAGACCTCATTCTGGAAAAGCCGTCCGGCGAGATCGCATGCGTGGAAATCAAGCACTCCGCACAAGTCGCACCGAAGCACTTCCGTGGGCTGAAAGCGTTGAAGGAAGACATTGGGGACAAATTCCAATCGGGCGTGGTGCTGTATGGCGGTACGGAGGTCGTTCCATTTGGTGAGGATATGTTTGCGGTCCCTATCAGCGCACTATGGGGATAG
- a CDS encoding M48 family metallopeptidase, with protein MQSISYGDDRIRYQVCHVPDRETKVAIHVHPDGSVQVDAPMGAELVEIKKAVQKRARWVMGHIKQAHDLREHVLPREYVSGESYYYQGRRYQLKVLSTEGVKGSVKLHRGKIMVEAEDVSPAHVRKLLWDWYRTRAKDYFARRLIDITSRVFWLAETPEWRLLTMKKQWGSCSPKGVLSINPHLVKAPRECIEYVLLHELCHLQEHNHSPRFYRLLAELIPEWKSVKAKLDGMSELLLNE; from the coding sequence ATGCAATCCATATCATACGGTGACGATCGTATCCGTTATCAAGTCTGCCATGTACCGGACAGGGAGACTAAGGTAGCTATCCATGTCCATCCTGACGGATCGGTTCAGGTGGATGCTCCGATGGGAGCCGAACTTGTTGAGATCAAAAAAGCTGTCCAGAAACGTGCTCGGTGGGTGATGGGACACATTAAACAGGCCCATGATCTGCGCGAGCATGTCCTCCCTCGTGAGTACGTCAGCGGAGAAAGCTATTACTATCAAGGCCGCAGATACCAGCTCAAGGTGTTGTCTACGGAAGGAGTAAAAGGATCAGTCAAACTCCACCGAGGTAAAATCATGGTAGAAGCGGAAGATGTCAGCCCTGCCCACGTTCGCAAGCTGTTATGGGATTGGTATCGAACAAGGGCCAAGGACTATTTCGCACGGCGACTGATAGACATCACTTCTAGAGTCTTTTGGTTGGCAGAGACACCCGAATGGCGACTGCTGACGATGAAAAAGCAATGGGGCAGCTGCTCTCCCAAGGGGGTACTATCAATCAACCCTCATCTCGTTAAAGCTCCAAGGGAGTGCATCGAATACGTACTGCTCCATGAGCTGTGTCATCTACAGGAGCACAACCACAGTCCAAGATTTTACCGCCTCCTAGCCGAGTTGATACCGGAATGGAAATCAGTGAAAGCCAAGCTGGACGGAATGTCTGAACTGCTACTTAATGAGTAG
- a CDS encoding P-loop NTPase family protein, whose amino-acid sequence MVEAFLINIASSFVYDAIRRGNDKYLINKAVDETIVHFKDRVELQRNGFLNWLESDEVLSQLRLCCNENVKLDTEKLALLFLANADFYLEDKNQSYQCARDVVEFFLDSLVRLLLRAKDGNYRLDRRFSNLLNRYRDEQAEKLDDIGSSLQEIQKLIHVALSPARSERIAVDEERVATGPVIKDFYAPTRLETFVGRDDVIGQMQKAWSSGSVNTIIVHGWGGFGKSSVLVEFYSQMRERGCWGSAQDVVVWYSFQIDDTFEDSFLPYLLKALPGGDSILKSSSDRVDLQCEFIIDYMKRNNLILFLDQVESLLLASGEASRTFASFLRGICAFPRNSDHRLKWNLRP is encoded by the coding sequence ATGGTAGAAGCATTCTTAATTAACATTGCCTCCTCGTTTGTCTATGATGCTATAAGGCGTGGAAACGATAAGTACTTAATAAACAAAGCTGTAGATGAAACAATCGTTCACTTCAAAGACAGGGTTGAATTACAGAGAAATGGTTTTCTAAACTGGCTTGAAAGTGATGAGGTCTTATCGCAATTACGGTTGTGTTGTAATGAGAATGTTAAGTTAGATACTGAGAAGTTGGCATTATTATTCTTAGCGAATGCGGACTTTTATCTAGAAGATAAAAATCAAAGTTATCAGTGTGCTAGAGATGTTGTCGAGTTTTTTTTGGACTCGCTCGTGAGGCTTCTTCTGAGGGCAAAAGATGGTAATTATAGACTCGATAGAAGGTTTTCGAATTTACTAAATCGGTATCGTGATGAACAGGCAGAAAAATTAGACGATATTGGTTCCAGTCTTCAAGAGATACAGAAACTCATCCATGTCGCTCTATCTCCAGCCCGCAGTGAGCGGATAGCTGTTGATGAAGAGCGTGTTGCTACAGGGCCAGTTATTAAGGATTTCTATGCGCCTACACGTTTGGAGACGTTTGTGGGGCGGGATGACGTAATAGGGCAAATGCAAAAGGCATGGTCGAGTGGTTCAGTCAATACGATAATCGTCCATGGCTGGGGGGGCTTTGGAAAATCATCTGTCTTGGTTGAGTTTTATTCTCAAATGCGTGAACGCGGATGCTGGGGGAGCGCCCAGGACGTTGTCGTTTGGTACTCATTCCAGATCGATGACACTTTTGAAGATTCTTTCTTGCCTTACTTACTAAAGGCTTTGCCTGGCGGGGACAGCATCCTAAAAAGCAGTTCTGATAGAGTTGATCTACAATGCGAGTTCATTATTGACTATATGAAAAGAAACAATTTGATCTTGTTCTTAGATCAAGTTGAGAGTTTGTTGCTAGCTAGCGGGGAAGCCAGTCGTACTTTCGCAAGTTTCTTAAGAGGCATCTGCGCTTTCCCCCGAAATTCGGACCACCGGTTAAAGTGGAATCTGCGTCCTTAA
- a CDS encoding ATP-binding protein, with the protein MPQHQGNPLIEALPPLMDTRQVREGLAGNVHFDPQSIYAGGRERAHIISSLLDDFFQPLSAHVQLEEKISIMIRRGYVGRNLADGSLNTHLQNGYERVMKGDLEVNRFAHAQSTASSLSLIGCSGSGKSTTITRIFATYPQVIYHEDYNFTQITYLKIDCPHDGTLKNLCIQFFRALDRILHTDYETKIAGKRLGIEQLLAMMSQVANAHAVGVLVIDEIQHLDRRRAGGVDKMLNFFVTLVNTIGLPVIFVGTPKARPIFEKDLRSARRGAGFGSLIWEPMKSPEFNKKASREWIAFTNERSGLGSSDH; encoded by the coding sequence GTGCCGCAACACCAGGGCAATCCCCTTATCGAAGCCCTACCGCCCTTGATGGACACAAGGCAAGTCCGAGAAGGCCTGGCTGGTAATGTCCACTTCGATCCTCAGTCGATATATGCTGGCGGCCGCGAACGAGCGCATATCATTTCCTCGCTGCTTGATGATTTCTTTCAACCGCTTTCCGCTCATGTCCAGTTGGAAGAAAAAATCTCAATTATGATCAGGAGAGGGTATGTGGGAAGGAACTTGGCTGATGGTTCCCTGAACACTCATTTGCAGAATGGTTATGAGCGAGTGATGAAAGGCGATCTGGAGGTGAACCGATTCGCACATGCCCAATCAACGGCCTCCAGCCTTTCCCTGATTGGTTGTTCCGGCAGTGGCAAAAGCACGACTATCACACGGATATTCGCAACCTACCCTCAGGTCATTTACCATGAAGATTACAACTTTACTCAGATAACCTACCTTAAAATTGATTGCCCCCATGACGGTACATTGAAGAATTTGTGCATACAATTTTTCAGGGCATTAGACCGTATTCTCCATACTGATTATGAAACGAAAATCGCCGGCAAGCGACTCGGCATTGAGCAACTTCTGGCAATGATGAGCCAGGTGGCTAATGCGCATGCCGTTGGTGTGCTGGTCATCGATGAGATACAGCACCTTGACCGAAGACGAGCAGGTGGCGTCGACAAAATGCTGAACTTTTTCGTCACGCTAGTAAACACCATTGGATTGCCCGTCATCTTCGTCGGAACGCCCAAGGCCAGGCCCATCTTTGAAAAAGACTTACGCTCAGCTAGGCGAGGAGCGGGTTTTGGCTCATTGATTTGGGAGCCGATGAAGTCTCCTGAGTTCAATAAAAAGGCGAGCCGGGAGTGGATCGCATTTACCAACGAGAGAAGTGGCCTCGGTTCTTCGGACCACTGA